A single window of Acidobacteriota bacterium DNA harbors:
- a CDS encoding FAD-binding oxidoreductase yields the protein MPSHRIAARAPRGQAVETDVRTDAETISAILEDAAHVPGGHAAGVARPATEADVAALIAGASRVLPIGAQSSLTGGATPMGDVVLDLQRFDRIVSIGADEVVVQPGVPIGVLQAALARDGRFYPPAPTFDGACAGGVVATNAAGAATFKYGTTRDWVRGLTVVLATGDVLDLTRGETTAHPDGYFEVVTGEGAIRVPVPTYRMPDVPKCSAGYFAAAGMDLVDLFVGSEGTLGVVTEATFAVVAPAPRVAMVWITLPSGGAATDLTRRLRTAARDARRHGAARGVDVAAIEHLDARSLAIVREDGVARRHQVAAPDDAQAALLAQVELPPGAAPTPGAAYDEIGGALAGDAPDTPLVRLCRLLADAGVLDDAEIALPGDRRQAHLTAMREAVPEGVNRRVGEAKRGNAAIEKTAADMIVPFARFDESLAFFHRSFHARSLDYAIWGHISDGNVHPNVIPATMEDVMRGRQAILECGREIISLGGCPLAEHGVGRNPVKQSLLRELYGAEGVAQMRAVKAALDPHGKLAPGVLFPAAADGMA from the coding sequence ATGCCCTCGCACCGGATCGCGGCGCGCGCCCCCCGCGGCCAGGCGGTGGAAACGGACGTCCGCACGGACGCAGAGACCATCTCGGCGATCCTGGAGGACGCGGCGCACGTTCCGGGCGGACACGCGGCCGGGGTGGCCCGGCCGGCCACCGAGGCGGACGTCGCCGCGCTGATCGCGGGCGCCTCCCGCGTGCTGCCGATCGGCGCCCAGTCGTCGCTGACCGGCGGCGCGACGCCGATGGGCGATGTCGTGCTCGACCTGCAGCGATTCGACCGTATCGTTTCCATCGGCGCGGACGAGGTCGTGGTCCAGCCCGGTGTGCCGATCGGCGTGCTGCAGGCGGCGCTCGCGCGGGACGGCCGGTTCTATCCACCGGCGCCCACCTTCGACGGCGCGTGCGCGGGCGGCGTGGTCGCCACGAACGCGGCCGGAGCAGCCACGTTCAAGTACGGGACGACGCGCGACTGGGTGCGGGGGCTCACCGTGGTGCTGGCGACCGGCGACGTCCTCGATCTGACCCGCGGCGAGACGACCGCCCATCCGGACGGCTACTTCGAGGTGGTCACCGGAGAAGGGGCGATCCGCGTGCCCGTGCCCACCTACCGCATGCCGGATGTTCCGAAGTGCTCGGCCGGCTACTTCGCGGCGGCCGGCATGGACCTGGTCGACCTCTTCGTCGGTTCCGAGGGAACGCTCGGGGTCGTCACCGAGGCGACGTTCGCGGTGGTCGCACCGGCGCCGCGGGTGGCGATGGTATGGATCACCCTGCCGAGCGGAGGGGCGGCGACCGATCTGACGCGGAGGCTGCGAACTGCGGCGCGGGATGCCCGGCGCCATGGCGCGGCGCGCGGCGTCGACGTGGCCGCCATCGAGCACCTGGATGCGCGCAGCCTCGCGATCGTGCGGGAGGACGGGGTGGCGCGGCGGCACCAGGTGGCGGCGCCGGACGATGCGCAGGCGGCCCTGCTCGCGCAGGTCGAGCTGCCGCCGGGAGCCGCGCCGACGCCCGGTGCGGCCTATGACGAGATCGGCGGCGCCCTCGCCGGCGACGCGCCGGATACGCCGCTCGTGCGACTCTGCCGGCTGCTCGCGGATGCCGGTGTGCTCGACGACGCGGAAATCGCGCTGCCCGGCGACCGGCGGCAGGCGCACCTGACCGCGATGCGCGAGGCGGTGCCGGAGGGCGTCAACCGCCGCGTCGGCGAGGCGAAGCGCGGGAACGCCGCCATCGAGAAGACCGCGGCGGACATGATCGTGCCGTTCGCACGGTTCGACGAGAGCCTGGCGTTCTTCCACCGGTCGTTCCATGCACGCAGTCTCGACTACGCCATCTGGGGCCATATCTCGGACGGCAACGTTCACCCCAACGTGATTCCCGCTACGATGGAGGACGTGATGCGCGGCAGGCAGGCCATCCTGGAGTGCGGGCGGGAGATCATCAGCCTCGGCGGCTGCCCGCTCGCCGAGCACGGCGTCGGCCGCAACCCGGTCAAGCAGTCGCTGCTCCGGGAGCTGTACGGTGCGGAGGGCGTCGCGCAGATGCGCGCCGTGAAGGCCGCGCTCGACCCGCACGGCAAGCTGGCGCCGGGTGTCCTCTTCCCGGCCGCCGCGGACGGGATGGCGTGA
- a CDS encoding phage holin family protein: protein MGRFLVNWLTNGVALGAVAWILPGVTIASLPALAVAAVVLGVVNTIVKPVLVVLTLPLTVMTLGVFYLIVNGVAFALAAWIVPGFEVRSLGWAILGAALVGLVSMFIGGFQQPPSRTRIDVIDVTARRD, encoded by the coding sequence ATGGGCCGGTTTCTCGTCAACTGGCTGACCAACGGCGTGGCGCTCGGCGCCGTCGCCTGGATCCTGCCCGGGGTGACGATCGCCTCGCTGCCCGCCCTCGCGGTGGCGGCGGTAGTGCTGGGCGTGGTCAACACGATCGTCAAGCCGGTGCTCGTCGTGCTGACGCTGCCGCTGACCGTGATGACGCTCGGCGTCTTCTACCTCATCGTCAACGGCGTCGCCTTCGCCCTGGCCGCCTGGATCGTGCCGGGCTTCGAGGTCCGGTCGTTGGGGTGGGCGATTCTCGGCGCGGCGCTGGTCGGGCTGGTATCGATGTTCATCGGCGGCTTCCAGCAGCCGCCGTCACGTACCCGGATCGACGTGATCGACGTGACGGCCCGCCGGGACTGA
- a CDS encoding heavy metal translocating P-type ATPase — protein MAIETRDPVCGMTVNPDKARFTHEHGGTTYLFCCGGCQAAFQTDPEAFLRTRDESADNPAARHGHAPDGRDGSRPGCGADGEGAACGHAGHGHGPAGHEAGHAGARTRPPAAGAPGTTVAAYVCPMCPGVRETEPVPCPHCGMALEPEFVAAPPAAVEYVCPMCPGVRETEPVPCPNCGMALEPRAVTQEEAPNPELADMTRRFRIAAAIGLPVFGIAMTEMVAGASALPLSRTVSNWIQLACAAPVVLWAGRPFFERGWASIVNRSPNMFTLIALGVGAAFLYSAAATVAPGSFPAGFRMEGGVEPYFDTAVVIIVLVLLGQVLELRARHRTGAALRSLLGLAPAVAHRIEGGDTGAGTPDKAGAGGAPDRDVPLAEVRVGELLRVRPGERVPVDGVVVDGRSAVDESMVSGEPIPVEKGPGDAVIGATVNGTGSLTMRAERVGAETMLAQIVRMVSEAQRSRAPIQRVADRLAGWFVPAVVTVAVAAFAGWALWGPEPRLALALVSAVAVLIIACPCALGLATPMAIMVGTGRGATAGVLIRDAEALETLEKVDTLIVDKTGTLTEGNPRVRTVAAASGGDVDEDELLRLAAGVERASEHPLAGAVIAEADARGLAPVVANDFLSETGGGVAGRVDGRQVVIGTAAFLETQGIDAHGLTALADAGRGRGETVILVAVDGTLRGVIGVVDPIKASTPKAIDLLRREGLRIVMATGDSRATAEAVAAEVGIDPADVVAGVLPADKRRLVANEQARGRTVAMAGDGINDAPALAEAAVGIAMGTGTDVAMESAGITLVRGDLRAIARARRLSRATMRNVRQNLVLAFVYNGVGVPVAAGLLYPFIGLLISPMWASAAMTLSSLSVVGNALRLRRVEL, from the coding sequence ATGGCAATCGAGACACGGGATCCGGTGTGCGGCATGACCGTAAATCCGGACAAGGCGCGGTTCACGCACGAACACGGGGGCACGACCTACCTGTTCTGCTGCGGCGGGTGTCAGGCGGCGTTTCAGACCGATCCCGAAGCGTTCCTGCGTACACGCGACGAGTCCGCGGATAACCCCGCCGCCCGCCATGGGCACGCGCCGGACGGCCGCGACGGTTCGCGCCCCGGCTGCGGAGCAGACGGCGAGGGCGCGGCCTGCGGACATGCCGGACACGGCCATGGGCCGGCCGGCCACGAAGCCGGGCATGCAGGCGCCCGGACACGACCGCCCGCCGCAGGAGCGCCGGGGACGACGGTTGCGGCGTACGTCTGCCCGATGTGCCCGGGGGTACGGGAGACCGAGCCGGTCCCCTGCCCGCACTGCGGCATGGCGCTCGAGCCGGAGTTCGTCGCGGCGCCGCCGGCGGCGGTCGAGTACGTCTGCCCGATGTGCCCGGGGGTACGGGAGACCGAGCCGGTCCCCTGTCCGAACTGCGGCATGGCGCTCGAGCCGCGGGCGGTGACGCAGGAGGAAGCGCCGAACCCGGAGCTGGCCGACATGACGCGCCGGTTCCGGATCGCCGCGGCGATCGGGCTGCCGGTGTTCGGCATAGCAATGACCGAGATGGTGGCCGGCGCGTCGGCGCTGCCCTTGAGCCGGACCGTCTCGAACTGGATCCAGCTCGCCTGCGCCGCGCCGGTCGTGCTGTGGGCCGGGCGCCCCTTCTTCGAGCGGGGCTGGGCGTCGATCGTCAATCGCAGCCCGAACATGTTCACGCTGATCGCGCTCGGCGTCGGCGCGGCATTTCTCTACAGCGCGGCGGCGACGGTAGCCCCCGGCAGCTTTCCGGCCGGTTTCCGGATGGAGGGCGGGGTCGAGCCGTACTTCGACACGGCGGTGGTCATCATCGTGCTGGTGCTCCTCGGGCAGGTGCTGGAGCTGCGGGCGCGGCATCGAACCGGCGCCGCGCTCCGGTCGCTGCTCGGTCTGGCGCCGGCGGTCGCGCATCGGATCGAAGGCGGCGACACCGGGGCAGGGACGCCGGACAAGGCGGGTGCCGGCGGTGCGCCCGACCGGGACGTGCCGCTGGCCGAGGTTCGCGTCGGAGAGCTGCTGCGCGTGCGTCCGGGCGAGCGCGTCCCGGTGGACGGGGTGGTCGTCGACGGGCGCAGTGCGGTCGACGAGTCGATGGTCAGTGGCGAGCCGATCCCGGTCGAGAAGGGACCCGGGGATGCGGTGATCGGCGCCACCGTGAACGGGACCGGAAGCCTGACGATGCGCGCCGAGCGGGTCGGTGCGGAGACCATGCTCGCCCAGATCGTGCGGATGGTGAGCGAGGCGCAGCGCAGCCGCGCGCCGATTCAGCGGGTGGCGGACCGGCTGGCCGGCTGGTTCGTGCCGGCGGTCGTCACCGTTGCGGTCGCGGCGTTCGCCGGCTGGGCGCTCTGGGGCCCCGAGCCGCGGCTGGCGCTGGCGCTGGTCAGCGCCGTCGCCGTGCTCATCATCGCCTGCCCATGCGCCTTGGGGCTGGCGACGCCGATGGCCATCATGGTCGGAACCGGGCGCGGAGCGACAGCCGGCGTGCTCATCCGCGATGCCGAAGCGCTGGAGACCCTCGAGAAGGTCGACACGCTCATCGTGGACAAGACCGGCACGCTGACCGAAGGAAACCCGCGCGTTCGAACCGTGGCGGCCGCATCTGGCGGCGACGTCGACGAGGACGAGCTTCTGCGGCTGGCGGCCGGGGTCGAGCGGGCCAGCGAGCATCCTCTCGCGGGAGCGGTCATCGCCGAGGCCGACGCCCGCGGCCTGGCGCCGGTTGTTGCGAACGACTTCCTGTCGGAAACCGGCGGCGGCGTGGCCGGGCGCGTAGACGGCCGGCAGGTGGTAATCGGGACCGCGGCGTTTCTGGAGACGCAGGGGATCGACGCCCACGGTCTGACGGCTCTTGCCGACGCCGGGCGCGGTCGCGGCGAGACCGTGATTCTCGTCGCCGTGGACGGGACTCTTCGAGGCGTGATCGGCGTCGTCGATCCGATCAAGGCGTCCACTCCGAAGGCGATCGACCTTCTGCGCCGCGAAGGCTTGCGCATCGTGATGGCGACCGGCGACAGCCGCGCGACCGCCGAGGCGGTGGCCGCCGAGGTGGGCATCGACCCCGCGGACGTGGTGGCCGGTGTGCTGCCGGCCGACAAGCGCCGTCTCGTGGCGAACGAGCAGGCCCGTGGACGAACGGTGGCGATGGCGGGCGACGGCATCAACGACGCGCCGGCCCTGGCCGAGGCGGCCGTCGGCATCGCCATGGGCACGGGCACGGACGTTGCCATGGAGAGCGCCGGGATCACCCTGGTCCGGGGCGACCTGCGGGCCATCGCCAGGGCGCGGCGGCTCAGCCGCGCGACGATGCGCAACGTCCGCCAGAATCTGGTCCTGGCGTTCGTCTACAACGGAGTCGGCGTCCCTGTTGCGGCCGGGTTGCTCTATCCGTTCATCGGCCTGCTGATCAGTCCCATGTGGGCGAGCGCTGCGATGACCCTGAGTTCGCTGTCGGTGGTCGGCAACGCGCTCCGCCTGCGGCGCGTCGAGTTGTAG
- a CDS encoding ABC transporter permease produces the protein MRFFSQVFTVTALTLRTLPQRAGSSVVAVIGVTGVVIVFVAVLSIAEGFRAALTGAGSPDTAIVMRGGSDSELSSGITLATTRIVKDAPGVQRGDGGPVASAELFVVVDVPKRSTGSPANVPLRGVEPAAFRVRDEIRIVEGRIFRPGTNEIIVGRSAANQFAGIDLGSTQRWGESTWEVVGIFEADGTIAESEIWCDARVLQPAYRRGDTFQSVYAKLDSAGDFDAFKDALTTDPRLDVMVEREDDYYSGQSEAITGIITGIGTVIALLMGIGAVFGGINTMYTAVAARTREIATLRALGFGGLPVVISVMVESVALCVTGGVIGGVLAYAGFNGYQTATINWQTFSQVAFAFAVTPALLVQGIAWAVVMGFFGGLFPAIRAARLPVATALREL, from the coding sequence ATGCGGTTCTTCTCCCAGGTGTTCACGGTCACCGCGCTCACCCTGCGCACCCTGCCCCAGCGGGCCGGCTCGTCGGTCGTCGCCGTCATCGGCGTGACGGGGGTGGTCATCGTCTTCGTGGCGGTGCTCTCCATCGCCGAGGGGTTCCGGGCCGCGCTCACCGGCGCCGGCTCGCCCGACACGGCGATCGTCATGCGTGGCGGGAGCGACTCCGAGCTGAGCAGCGGCATCACGCTCGCCACCACCCGCATCGTCAAGGACGCGCCCGGCGTGCAGCGGGGCGACGGCGGTCCGGTCGCCTCGGCCGAGCTGTTCGTGGTGGTGGACGTGCCCAAGCGGAGCACCGGGTCCCCGGCCAACGTGCCGCTGCGCGGCGTGGAGCCGGCCGCGTTCCGGGTCCGCGACGAGATCCGCATCGTCGAGGGCCGCATCTTCCGGCCCGGCACCAACGAGATCATCGTCGGCCGCAGCGCGGCCAACCAGTTCGCGGGCATCGATCTCGGCTCGACCCAGCGCTGGGGCGAGAGCACGTGGGAGGTGGTCGGCATCTTCGAGGCGGACGGCACCATCGCCGAGTCGGAGATCTGGTGCGACGCCCGCGTGCTGCAGCCCGCCTACCGCCGCGGCGACACGTTCCAGTCGGTCTACGCGAAGCTCGACTCGGCCGGCGACTTCGACGCGTTCAAGGACGCGCTGACGACCGACCCGCGGCTGGATGTGATGGTCGAGCGCGAGGACGACTACTACTCGGGACAGTCCGAGGCCATCACCGGCATCATCACCGGCATCGGCACGGTGATCGCGCTCCTGATGGGCATCGGCGCGGTGTTCGGCGGCATCAACACGATGTACACGGCCGTCGCGGCGCGGACGCGCGAGATCGCGACGCTTCGCGCGCTCGGCTTCGGCGGCCTGCCGGTGGTCATCTCGGTGATGGTCGAGTCGGTGGCGCTGTGCGTGACCGGCGGCGTCATCGGCGGGGTGCTCGCCTACGCCGGCTTCAACGGCTACCAGACCGCCACCATCAACTGGCAGACCTTCAGCCAGGTGGCGTTCGCCTTCGCGGTCACTCCCGCGCTGCTCGTCCAGGGCATCGCGTGGGCCGTCGTGATGGGCTTCTTCGGGGGCCTCTTCCCCGCCATCCGGGCGGCGCGGCTGCCCGTGGCGACGGCTCTGCGGGAGCTGTGA
- a CDS encoding FtsX-like permease family protein yields MKFLPLVWKNLFRRRARTLFTVLSIVVAFVLFAYLAAIRLAFGTGVSVAGADRMLVIHKVSLIQPLPESYLGRITAVDGVADISHMSWFGGIYQDPRNFFAQFAVDAESYLRLYPEIVLSDAERDAWLRNRTGAIVGRVTADRFGWEVGDRIPIEGTIFRTRSGPTWEFTIDGIYEAGTEGYDTSTMLFHHEYLMEANDQGARFVGQYVIRVDDPARSAEVAAAIDTRFANSPAETRTSTEQAFLQGFADQIGNIGAIVTAILAAVFFTILVITANTMAQSIRERTNELAVLKTLGFTDRRVLMLVLIESLALAVAGGTVGLGVGWLLIGLGDPTGGFLAVFLFPTRDLVIGGVMVVLLGFAAGAVPALLATRLRIVDALRKV; encoded by the coding sequence ATGAAGTTCCTGCCGCTCGTCTGGAAGAACCTGTTCCGCCGCAGGGCGCGGACGCTGTTCACGGTGCTGTCGATCGTCGTGGCGTTCGTCCTGTTCGCCTACCTGGCCGCCATCCGCCTGGCGTTCGGCACCGGCGTCTCGGTGGCCGGCGCGGACCGCATGCTGGTGATCCACAAGGTGTCGCTCATCCAGCCGCTGCCGGAGAGCTACCTGGGCCGCATCACCGCCGTCGACGGGGTGGCCGACATCAGCCACATGTCCTGGTTCGGCGGCATCTACCAGGACCCGCGCAACTTCTTCGCACAGTTCGCGGTCGACGCCGAGAGCTACCTGCGCCTGTATCCCGAGATCGTGCTGAGCGACGCGGAGCGCGATGCGTGGCTGCGCAACCGCACCGGCGCCATCGTGGGGCGGGTGACGGCGGACCGCTTCGGCTGGGAGGTGGGCGACCGGATCCCGATCGAGGGAACGATCTTCCGCACGCGGAGCGGACCGACCTGGGAGTTCACCATCGACGGCATCTACGAGGCGGGCACGGAGGGCTACGACACGTCGACGATGCTCTTCCACCACGAGTACCTGATGGAGGCGAACGACCAGGGCGCGCGGTTCGTGGGCCAGTACGTGATCCGCGTCGACGATCCCGCGCGGTCCGCGGAGGTGGCCGCAGCCATCGACACCCGCTTCGCCAATTCCCCGGCCGAGACGAGGACCTCCACCGAGCAGGCGTTCCTGCAGGGCTTCGCCGATCAGATCGGCAACATCGGCGCCATCGTGACCGCGATCCTGGCCGCCGTCTTCTTCACGATCCTGGTCATCACCGCCAACACCATGGCGCAGTCGATCCGCGAGCGGACGAACGAGCTGGCGGTCCTGAAGACGCTCGGCTTCACCGACCGGCGCGTGCTGATGCTGGTGCTGATCGAGTCGCTTGCGCTGGCCGTCGCCGGCGGGACGGTAGGACTGGGGGTCGGTTGGCTGCTGATCGGTCTGGGCGACCCGACGGGCGGCTTCCTGGCGGTGTTCCTGTTTCCCACCCGCGATCTGGTGATCGGCGGCGTGATGGTCGTTCTGCTCGGGTTCGCGGCCGGCGCGGTGCCGGCGCTGCTGGCGACGCGGCTGCGCATCGTCGACGCGCTGCGGAAGGTGTAA